The following DNA comes from Streptococcus pasteurianus.
AGGCTAGACGAACTTGCATCCCACTTGAATAGTTCTTAAGTTTTTGATTCATGAAATCTTCAAGTTCCGCAAACTCAACAATATCATCATACATAGCATCTACTTCTTCAGTTGTAAATCCAAGCATGGCACCGTTCATATAAACATTTTCACGTCCTGTTAGTTCTGGATTAAATCCAACACCAAGTTCAATGAAAGATACCATTTTACCATTTACAGTAACTTTCCCTTGTTCAGGAACGTAAATTTGAGAAATAATTTTCAAAAGAGTTGATTTCCCTGAACCATTTCGTCCAACAATCCCAAAGAAATCTCCTTCTTCTACTTCAAAGTCAATATCCTTTAAGACATGTTGTTCTCGATATCCTTTTATACCTTTAAAATAATTAACTAGATTTGTACGTAAGCTTTGAGTTGCTTCTGTCGGCAATTTAAAATATTTACTAACATGATCAACTTTTACTGCTATTTTTTTATCTGACATTATAAAATCTCCGCGAATTTTTTAGCATTTTTATGGAAAATATAATAACCAATTCCAAATACAAAGAGTGGAAGGACATAAGGAATAATAGCGATAAATTTATGGCCAATCAAATCCCAGCCACGCATACTTCCTGAAAATATGATAAAGTGACGCATATCTTGAATAATTTGTGCTAATGGATTTAGCATCATCAATTTTGCAACTGTGACTTGACCACGTTGCAAAATAAATGTAAGTGAATAAATAATCGGTGTCGCATACATACCAGCTTGCATCACTACTTCCCAGATAGGACCAATATCTCTATATTTCACAAATAGAGTAGCAAGTACAAAGGCGATACCCGCTGAAAATAGGAATAACTCTATAAAGAGAGGGAAGATAGTTAACCAACCGAAAGAGACTGTCACCCCATTGACTAATGCAAAAACAAATACAACAATCAGGTTAATACCATAATTAATCGCTGCTCCTACTACTGATGAAATAACAATAATCTCTTTGGAAAAGTTTAATTTACGTAATAAATCACCTCGAGATACAATAGACATCATCCCCATATTGGTTGCTTCAGAAAAGAAGTTCCATGTCACCATACCAATTAACAAACTAATTGCATAGTGTGGTGTTCCATCATCGAATCGCAAGAACTGAACGAATACCAAGTACATGATTGTGAAGAGCATC
Coding sequences within:
- a CDS encoding ABC transporter permease, whose translation is MKFFSKENKILLKEMVKTDFKLRYQGSLIGHLWSILKPLMLFTIMYLVFVQFLRFDDGTPHYAISLLIGMVTWNFFSEATNMGMMSIVSRGDLLRKLNFSKEIIVISSVVGAAINYGINLIVVFVFALVNGVTVSFGWLTIFPLFIELFLFSAGIAFVLATLFVKYRDIGPIWEVVMQAGMYATPIIYSLTFILQRGQVTVAKLMMLNPLAQIIQDMRHFIIFSGSMRGWDLIGHKFIAIIPYVLPLFVFGIGYYIFHKNAKKFAEIL